The following DNA comes from Hippoglossus hippoglossus isolate fHipHip1 chromosome 12, fHipHip1.pri, whole genome shotgun sequence.
CAagaggtttgtttttcatctaaCACTCAAACTATAACAACAAGGCACATCATAAGACTGCCACTCGCTGTGCTCGTTCCCTCTTCTTCATGTAAAACCATACTCAAAACATCCAAACACAATTCAATTATCGAGTAAAAAGAAGACATCAACGATTGCGTGAGAACCGTATGAAAGTCTTTTTTGTGTTCAGCATCAGCCGTAAAAGGCTTTAAGCATTATTCAGCCCTGAACAAACATCCTCCACAATCAGAGGAAACTGCTGTGGAAGATTagctggagaagcagcagaaatcCAGGCGGCCACAGAGAGGTCTTCTCTCTAAAGACAATGAAAAGTGCAAGGCTTTCATCCTGAAGAACACGTAATCAAAACCATTATAAGCAACACCAGTGATAGGGGTGAGTCGTTCAGCCCACCATTTGGTCCAATCTACCTACTTCCTcaagtgtctgtctgtatctggaACGCATTTCTCGCAAACCATCCGTCTCTCATCACACTTGGCATGTTTATTATCAATGTTCCAGGAAGGTCAAGTTCCACGTTTGGTGAAATTTGGACACGGGATATGTtcaatttgaataaaattggaATTAACAGGCGACCAGTACTGTGTAGCAGTTGTTGGGGGCGGGGCAGACCAAGATGAACTTCTTCTACGTCCTGAGGTAAACTACAGCTGTGGTTGGTAACTGGGTCAAAATCAGCGCTAATTCATAAAACTTGATTATTTATATTCCATCATATCGGATTGACAGACTCGGACTGACAGTCCTGGGACCTCcgcatggcaacaacattcatagaatcacttcttGTTTGGCAATTtgacttcaaagtaaaagcacaacaattttgttgctgcaatgctttatatcgagctgaatttttttttttttttaagttgtgaacttgggtctgaaatgtgtgtctgttgcttTACAGATCTCTGAAATAGTCGACAttcaatgtatgaaaaaattaCACCATATAAACCTACACATAAACCACACATATGAACAGTTATAAAGAAAATTAAGTggtttttttcatatttatagaaaattataatatcttcattgcagataatccaggtaggatgaacacaaagttttctaacttcactctgcatcatAGATTGTTGAGCAAAAAGAGCAGAAGTTGTCAATTCAAACACCTTTAAACCCATGAAACAACTCATGCTTTTTTCATGGGTGAATGGTTAAGTTAGGTAACATTACATAAAACAACAGGGGGGCTTGACGACAGCTAGTGTGTGATGTTGGTCTGACGGACATCAAAGTTAAGAGATAACGTGCTCACAGCATGACGTACAACAGCAGAATGTGCTGGTGTAGACACAGTCTTCATCTGATAGGCGCTCAAGCAGCCTCACTTCGTCATTTTCACAACTACTTCTCTTCTTCACTCATTACACTACATCCACTCACTCTTTCCATTCCTGGTCAGACTTCTAAAAGGGTCAGTTGGtttgtgacaaataaaaatgactcTGATGCAGTGGTGCTGAGTGTGTTAGTTGTACAAACGTCTCCATTCACCAACATGCCCATCTGCGCAGCCTTGTCAGGAGCCCTCATGTCGTGCCACTGTGCTTCAGAGCTTcgttccctcctccctctgcagccccCTTCTTCTCCATCAACAGCAGCGATCAGGTGGCTGATAGCAgagccacagagacacaaacacacagggaaggcTTCCAGGACTCAAATCTGTAGCCACACCACCATGGCTTTGGTTTCTGGTCATTTTGTTCTATGTTGAGCAAGCTtgcataaaaataataataataatactaaattTGGATTGCTTTTGCCCTATTGATGTGTTTTGGCTATGACCCCGAAATTGTATGTTGCACATTATGCTGCAGATCGATCCGCACAATTGATTCAAACACCACTGCGAACAAAATTGTTTTCTATTCATATCTTatacattaaaatgttatatttttgtgaaaatacaaacagaattTACATTTCACAGCTTTTGTGCATCCAACTAAACGTAGACTTTTCATATCTGGATTAAATCATCCACAGAGGCTTTTCATCATGACTTGTTCCAATGTGATCTTAGTATGAAAGAAGCAGTGAAATGTCCATTTCTCTTGCATTTTCTCAAAACAGATAAAAGTAGATTTCAAACATTCTAAGCATTGTAAtgaacatgttttctcttcctttttaaTGCTATAGAAGGCATACACATTTATAATTACTGATATCGATCAATACACATGTTAATAGTCgtaacattgtaaaatgcagaatttaaatgcacaacagctgttagcaaagacaacagggtcagcaccacttgtaattgattatcaatgttgcattctacactggtagccgaggctgatGCCAGTAGTTTTCTTCCGGAAAGAGGACATGTAATAGGAGCCTGACAAAGCACAAGGCTGCGtcgtgaccgaaaagacccaatcagcaagcggttgtgagcGTCTAAgccagtggtcgccaacccgtcgatcgtGATCTACCGGTGGatctcccagtcttcactgtcgatcccccaactctctggactcactgtctgtcgtcgcgccgcagatcagctgtgtgtcggttgtctgtttttcacacgcgctgtgtgtccgctactggcggtggagctgcaggtttatctcctgcatttccttcaagaacaagaTGGTTTATGTACGAAACTAAATGTCAGTACTCTACGttatgaagatgcgcatctttcggtctgtcgataacaatcaaagccccgttggaacaaatgagtggattcagaaggtgaaacgctggagtgcttttactttgaaacgggttcggaaagtgttgtaaatacatttgtgccatagagataaacattgtggttcacagcagaataaacagagaaaatgatctttcacctgagttttaatgtttatctgatgaatttatgtcacaaacaaatggttgcaacactttccttatgccttttcaaaataaaagcactccagcgtttctgttgatggaatccattcccttgtttaaaaagggttttttattgtgaaatatttgcaggagcggaagatgcacggcttcatactgtgtagtactggtatttattatattatatagagtacaagggacttctttcatacaggacaataatcatatttgtggccatattcaaatcaaagcctatatgtaaaaacattgtgctgcattAGCAGCTCCTCggcagaacatgttgtggaactgagaagctacatattgtgcattgtaaatatgaattgatattaatttgaatattgtgcattgaatggaaaaagttgcacaactgcccttctttgtgtatatttatttcttgtacattcagcctttaacagaaattgcaaaaaataataagtatgaccctccttagtgggttttttggaagatatcagggtggtagatctcggcttacgtttggaattaaaaagtgatcttgtgctcgaaaaggctggtgaccactggtCTAAgccattgtttccaaacatctcttaAACTCCAGGCGTCAAGTGTATCCGTAGAAGAGTTAATGCGTTTTCAAATAAAACgtagttcagtcagacaactcatgttcaaacgtttattgcaacagtagaacaggtttagtgtttggcgtctaggctccaacttaatcactcccccatatgattacacaggatgggagtgatgagcaagtacttgtaaccccccgtcggagcctcCATGTGGATgctgggggggtggaggggctgaagcaactggtagcaatactgcagcagcagtgcgagtaaaggggatgatgggacGTTTCTCTCTGCTaaaatagaccacctgatagggtgggtgtgtattatagatggttgtggagagtgaggtatgtcacatgatgtatgtcacatgattggagcagcgcagctcgagttggctgcctgaactagctcgcaggcgtcgctccatttaaGTGGATGTAGCGTTAAATCTGTTGCTAATGGGGTTGTATGTACCTCTTGTCACTTGAACAATCAACCATCTATGCAGCTTTTACAAGGCTTGCCCAGACTTTTAATAGACAACTGTACCTGCATGTAGATGGATTCTGGGCACTGTCGACACAGGCAACCAAATGCCACCTTTGAGtgggtgtgtatttgtttaGCGGTAGAATAAGGACCTACTGTTCCACTCGGCCTGTCTCATGTTTCATCTGACCAGGCTCCATCTGCCCCGCTGCACACTCTCCCGTTTCCCTCCCAGTAGGGATACCACTCATTATTCACAGTGTCAAGTTCCTGCTCTGACACCCCCAACACTCAGAGCTCAGCCACAGAAATGTCTGGAGCACCATGTttaaacacttcacacacacacactttcaatatctcacacacatattcaagTTTCATATGAccttttctgtgtttatgtaaCTCGTAGTTACTACAGCTATGTGGGTGTGCAGTGAAAACTAAGACGTTCATGTCACTGACCGTGAAAGTAGCTCTGAACCTTGAGGTATCCCACACTGAGCCGGAGCACCGACAGTTTGTCCAagcgacctctgacctcctcagAGAAAGGCAGCATGCCGGTCAGTCGGTCCAGCTCTATATTCAGACGGTCCCGGTGGCGTTTGGACGGATTGGTCTTCACCGGTGGACTTTTCACACTACAACAAGACAGGAGTTTATGTTGAGTGGCACGGCCTGCTAAGACATGTCTGCTATTCTagacaatcacaacacagaaaaacagggaAATTGTGGGTGTTTTGGGTTCAAGACACATTTTTCATATCCTGTAAACAAGTTAAATTAGAACATCTGAACTTCTGCACGAGTGGATATGGGAGAGTTCATACTGACTGTTCCTGTTCATGAAGACAAAAAATGTAAGTGTTGCATTTCCAAGACACAATGTCCCAATTAAACCACATCAAACAAAGCTTCAACATTCTGCTTTGGAGAGCCAGCACAGgctgaaaacactttttataaatacaaagactggggaacccacacacacacacatacacacacgcacacagaatTGTTATCGTTTATTATGTGTGGAATACATAGCGAGAGATATTCAGTATACTAAGTATTGattacctaaccctaacccaagaCAGAAGTAGTAGATCTGATGACCACACCACTATAACCAATCCGAATATAGTGGCCTCCCTAATTAAACCTGCCTACCTAATTAATGTATGGACAGAGAAATACagattaaatgaatgaataaccaaataaatgtaaaactacataaataaataaatgtagaaataactGAATATATGTGGAAATCAAAAAATGACTAAATGTAATaatacagaaagaaagaaatacatgtagaaataaattattaaatgtagaaatacagaaatatataaataaatgtagacaTTTATTCTTTAATGAATAAACATAAGAATGAattaatgtagaaataaatgaatgaataaataatataaatgtataaacgtaggaatgaataaatgaataaatgtagaaataaataaataaatgtagaaatacagaaaaagccATTATCACtgcaaactgtatttatttattgattcatacttttgtcattttttgtcCTTTATAGCTGACAGTGATAGTCCTAACAGTGAAATATTGCTCAAGCACTGATGTATCAGAGTTAACAATCTAAtaatgtcaataataataataaataagttgCAGGGAATATATTTATGCATAATTTCAGTTTGTTTAAGGACATTTTGctgataattaataattaaatgttaCTTGAGTAGGGTGTGATGAGGTCAGAGGCTCTTAGGAAAGACTATAATACTGCGGGGGGGGGCATGAATGTGTCCTTCAAATGTCAAGGCAATCCACCCAATCGTTGCTgtgacatttcactcaaaaccacaaatgtcagagtTAATGGAGGAGTCAGGAGGttgggattcatcctctgggggaCAGGAACGTCTGTGTGTAAATTGTTGTCGAGACATATCtgtctataaataaataaataaatacaagacaCACCCTgactatatttattttatagtcTGATGATCTTGGCCACATTTTACCACAGATTATCACAAGGCTATTCCTCTGCAACATGTCCGCACATGCAGCCGTCCTGTGTGCCATCCCTCCCCTGACGATACACACTGAACTGACacaggagacagagggaagaggaggggacaaAGCAGCTGGGAATGAAGAGACGAAACTCCATTTTTGAAACTTAAAGTCGTCTCTGAATGAAACAAATGCAGCTTCAGACCGTATTTGGGAAGTAGACACTGACAGATGACTGACTGATTCAATGAACTGACAGAAGATCAATATGCAATTATTTTAATAACTGATTAATCGTTTTAATTATCTTTAGCCAAAAGTTTGTTGTTATGTgaatttgtttggttttctttgactATGATGGAAGTAAATTGCAACAATGATCATATTAATCAATGAGGACATCCACAgaaaacatgtggtttttgtacaggtgtgaacgcactcagatCGGATAGCGATCCACATTCGGAGTGTCCACATTGTTTTAGTAATGTTAACGCGAAtccgtcctgggccacatatgaaggacctcctactcagctgacatcaTCTGACGTAGTTTTACAATgaatcaaacttttttttcctcttctcgttgatttgtttgtgacaatatcaacactgatcaccacataatgatcgcTACTTTCCTTGaattggtaaaatctttcttcacagcacAACTGCACGAGATTCATTTAGCCTCTCCCGACTCGTCTTTCTGACTCTCTTTCGCTCGCTcgtgccgacacacacacaaacgcagtgACGCACCTGTCgactcagactgggtaaaaaaacaacaacttggtCTTCATGAACAGAAATGACGTACGTGTTTATTTGTAGAGAGTGGGGAGGTGAGATCCCATCACTAGATGCCAGGTGTGACTCAGAGCGGTCCACTTcacaaaaccacatgttaataccaggtgtgtacggggTCTTCATGACTCAATGCTTTTCTTGGTCATACATGATAGTAAACTGAAtctctttgggttttggacggCTGGCCACACATTTGAAGATATCTCTAGACGCCAACTAAAAAACTTGAATCGAATAATAATGATGAACAACTTGCATTAGTAGTCAATTTGCAAACCTTagatttgctttttttaaagaatggtGACTCTTATCTCACATCTTAAATCGAGCCTTCGGCCAGAGATCACTGTGATCACTGCCCTGAAGCAAGAAGTGCCAGTCTCAGGTGAGTCAGGTTACGTGTGCAGATTATTTGTTCTTTCAATGGTAACGTGTCACACTGCTCTTTCATACAGTGTTGTCACAATGACGGGGGGGGGCGCAAGACATGATGAAgcaaatgttgttgttttcgaAGTTCAGAGTTTGTTGCCCAAAACAGTAAAGTAGCTTGTTATGGTGTCACTCTTTGCTTTCCCCTTGGGCCAGCCGTGggtcaggaggtagagcggacCGTCCACTAGGAAAAAggttggcggtttgatcccatTCTGCATGTccaagtgtctttgggcaagatagTGAATTTGAAACTTTCTCCCCTGACGTCTGTGCCGCTAGTGTGTGATTGATGCATGAAAGAGAAATAGATGCTGAAATAAATGTTGCTAATAGATGCACGGTATGAATGGGTGTGAATCGGTGAAATGCAAAACTGTACTACACAGTGGTTTGAGTGGTTATCAACAGTAGAAAAGCGCTATgtaatacagaccatttaccattacaGATCAGCGGCTGAGACTTGTGAACAGTCAAAGCAGAGGGATATAGTAATAAGTATGTCCATCCATTGCTGTTACTCATTTCATTTCCAGAGCAGCACTTGGATTGTTCTTTTCATGACACAATTAACAATGTTAATCCGGTAGTGGAGTGGTAACTTTTGATATACTTTGGGTCTCATGAGCGGAATGAGAAGAAATGTGACTTCAGGTAATTGTGAAAGCACCATATGATCTGCTCTCTCAAGTTTTGTGGTCATCTACTGACTAATCAATTCATTATGAAAAAGTTCATCATGAGATCCAAGATGATCTTTAGTTTTGTACAGTAGTCCAAATCTCATAAAAAAACTAGTTAAATGATTTAGAAATTATAATAGGAGAAAATCTTCATCTTTGAAAGGTTGTAAaagaaagttaaagaaaaacctATTTCATATGACTGCCTCTACCGCTGATTTGATGGCTGTGAGCTTACAGAGAGAATAGTGACCTGCAATACTGAATGCACCATGAGTGGCAACAGTAAGACCACATCGTAGAAATGCTCTGTTGTAAGTGAAAGTTCTGCTTCTTCAAAACCTTATTTCAGTAAAAGTAGCCTACAAAAATTCGAGCTACTACAAAAAGTGAATAAGTGAAAGTATTGTAAAATATGTGCAGTTTTCAAAGAGATAAATACAATGCAGACTGTTAGTTATTATTCCATCGTCTGTGAAGAAATGCATTCCTCTATTTTGGAAAAATGTATCTTATTTTTCTGGTAATGACTTTAAATACTGCAGAGTACCTTCATCTATAGTTTATTGGTGCATTATattttgtacaaataaataatctgGATCTGCAGAGTAACTGAAGCTGTTAGATTAATCTAGCGATGAAGTTCCCTCCAAAGCTAGCCAAAGGTTAcacaaaatggaaatactcGTGTGAAGTAGAGGTACGTCAAAGTGCGGTGCTGAATATGCTGCAATTCGAACACGTGACACATTCAATATCAATAACAATGTAATAAATAGGCCCCtagtgctctgtagcagtcagtggggggcGGGGAGGTGTGCCTTCAGTCTATGGAGattcttctacgtcctcagataaactacataTTAGGCTacaaagtaaacaaacagagattatatttttgaaaagttgtgaacttgggtgtGAATATTGTGTTGCTGGCTCAAACGCAGAAATAGCCGACAAGCTACATATGAAAAACAATACCAGCAGTTCAGTTAATAATTCAAACCACACACGTGGACAATAATGAAGAGAACTCAGGTTCATTTTATCATAAACACTGACTATAAAATGtgcactgcagataaaccaggtaggatgaacacaaagttttctaactctGCACCgtagactgtgtataaaaaaaaaactgcacacaacgttcagcacacaaacaacaaaaagtgacaGTCTATCATAAACAACAATACGTTTCTAAAGGGTTAAGAGTTACTTTTTCTGGACgggcttcctcctcctcttcactgcGTACACTCCTCCGTTCCCCTGCATGGTGCTGCCAACTTTCTCTGTCCGTCCTTTCACTCGGGAAGAAACAAACCAAGTCACCTTCACGCCACCATAAaagagatgtgtgtttgtttttatctccgCACAAGACACACcctgacttcttcttcttcttcttcttcttcttcttcttcttcttcttcttcttcttcttcttcttcttccctggCTGCCAGGGTCCTGCAGCAGATTAAAAAGTCCAGTTTATCAGCCAGTAAATCCAGTTCAACACGACCCCGGTGAGGAATAATCCCAGCATGGGAGGCGAGGCAGCATATTCACAGAcactttctctctgcctgtggGTCAAAGGCtccttgttttttaaagaagtgGTGAAACTTTCTGAGGGGGAAGTGCTGCAGCTCTCACACCGTCTGGTTCCTCTCCCGCCTCGGCCAATCAGCAGCCCTGTAACGCCGTCTGTGATTGGTCCGAACCTTTGCCCTTTGTTTACCTTCCTCGTCCTCAGAAAATACAAACTCTGCACATGAAGGTTATTCACAGACAAAAAGtccaaactaaaccttttgctcctgttttcctctgcagctgctcaggctcacatgaagtgacagcagctcgactttcattcatctttttaaatattttcctgCCTATTAAAAACTGCGTTTCCCCTGACCTCTACAGCCACCTAGCGGCAGCGACATCTTGTTGCAGGTTGGGAcctacaaaaaaagaaaataatgcacagtggtggaggaagcaTTCGAACCCTATATTCAAGTACAAATAGTAATgcaatactgtaaatatatatatatcttaaatatatttatatacgaAGTATATCAATGCTTAAATTATTATCAAAAAGTAAAGGTACAACATTTCACTTCTGTCTGATAGAAAACTTAAACTTTTTcctcaaatatatatatttgaagaaAGAGTTAagagttttatatatatatatatatatatatatatatatatatatttataaataaatcccaattcacattttacaattgttatttgatgatgaaAGTAAGAAAACAAGTTTTAGTGTTGAAAggtattcattttatttaaggACTGCACTTGAGAAAGAAACTTGAGGGACCTGTCCTTGACTTGTGGAATTTCCATGTAATGctaatctttatttacacatttatcaGGGATGTTGCAGGTTGGGACCTACAAAAAGAGAATAAAGCACAGTGGTGGAGGTAGCATTCATACCCtatattcaagtaaaagtagTAATACAATACTGtacaaaatatagaaatatttaTCTATCAATCTtgaatatatctttaaaaactTAGTAGGTCAATGCtattaaaatatcaaaagtaAATGTATTGTACTCTAGAACATTTCACTTCTGTCTGAAAACGTTAACTCTTTCCTccaattaatataataatataattagggcccgagcactaACAGTGCGAAGACCCTATTGCTTTTCGTTTGATTATTCAGGAAAATGAATCGCATTTGTGACGGCTTGAACATATTTGAAAACTCACCAAACTACGCGGGCACATCAGGCCTCATGAAAATGTaagtattctggagtaattcaAAATGGGAGTGGCAAAAGGGCTCTACAGCGCCCCCTAAAACGCAGCAATTCCGTCTTGTTTAACCGATCTTAAAGAAATTTGGTCCACACGTGTTTCATGACcggacagaaagaaaaagtccTCGGCACCTATTTGATTAAagcaacaggaagtcagccattttggattttgtgGGCATTTTGGCCGTTTTACACGTTGTGTATTTCAACAaactttcatcagatcaacttcaaatttggtgAGTGTCATCACCATCAAAACATGAGTTGTTGTATCTCGGACGTACATGGTCATGGTTTGAGGAtaaaggctcctttgatgagCCAGGAAGATGAGTCTTCAAAGGAACCTTCTTCTGGATTCCAAGACACgcccacaactccagcttgatcctgtagaaTAAGTctaggtcctcagcatcagagatttcagactcagaatcaagaccaggaattgcctcctcattttcctcatcctgttcttcatccAGCATCTTTATGAACATGTCAACCGTAAGTCTGAAATGAATGGAACCAGCCATACCAgcactctggataaagaaaatcaaatgcatattttcaaatgcatatcaatcagtctattaagtatatactgttGTATTTCgagttttcttttgttgatCTAGCgatggttagctagccagaaaagaagctagctagctaacagttagttagtattgtacatatttctctttctcactagtaatgtattataaaataagacttacatgcatcagatgtgcaaaagcagctgtgtgataTGAATGGTAGGTGTTCCgtagtgaatacatactgtaccGGTCATTTTTGAACCATGTTTGTACATTTACtgttaaatttagaaaaaaataaagatacatCCTTCAAGCGGGCGAGGAAAATAAATCCCAATTCACATtctacattattatttttaagatgttgaaagtaagaaaacatttttagctTTAGTAGTGAAAGgtattaatttatttaaggACTGTACATGAGAAAAATATTAAAGGTACCTGTCCTTTACTTATGGAATTTCCATGTAATGCTAATTTCTATTTACACTCCATGGCATTATCAGAAAGGTACAGTCACTAGTCACGTTtcaaatgaatattttacacataCAATATTATTTGAAATATGATGTGTTGAATGTTACAACTGTAATATGCTCCATTCACATCAAAACGACActgataataatacaaatgctGTCAGTTTTATAAACACAGTTGACAGACTGCTGGTAGGACGTGTgacatgtttccttttctgcTACTTCACAAGTTTACATGCGAGCATGGACATTTTTACGCTTTCTCATAAAGTGGCTTctaaattttgttttatttctttattttatccattGTCTCTGGCATTAACCTTTGTAATTgcactgtgtgtattttcttttttgtatccGTGTATTTTTAACATCCGAGTGCTATGTAAATAgagtttgtcattgtttttatctcttGCTTTAAAAGAACACAAATGCACTCTCACACCCCGGCTGCCCACAAACTGCTGAGGTAACAAACTGCCAACACAGAACCAGGAAATGAAATGAGGCAACTAGGCCCCTTGACTTTACTGCCTTGTAGATATCCCTCAGTTGAAAACACAGAGCCCTTTGCTCGCACATATCAGTTCAACGCTGGCCTGCATCCACTGCTCTGACCGCTCATGGTATGTAAATCAGATAAAACAAGGAAGTTTGAACTGTCTAGTACAGTTTGCTATTTTTGTTCTTGTGCGATGAATATGTACAATAGAAAAAGCAGGAAATGAATGTAGTGCATGTTCCTGATCGGACTAAATAGAGGTTTTTGTGGTGCTGCTGACTGTCTCTGGCTAAGCCAATGAGACTTTGGTTGAGGCAACAGGTAGTTAATGTGTAACAGGGCAGAGGTGCAACCTTCAGCAGACATTTGTTCAGCTCTTGTGACTCGGTCACAAGAAACACAGGAAGCACAGGAGAGGAGAACAGGGCTTCGTGGGCAGTTTTGTTTCAGTGTCTGAAGCTGagttgttttgttggtttggaCTAAGACACAGAGCTGCAATGGTGAGTGTAGAAACCTACTTTCTTTTAGTTTCCATATTGACCTTAAACAGATTCATTTCCAATCATGTGAAATAATTCTGTATAGGTgtttatgacatttttattaaccTGGTTTACTGTGTGAGAACAGTGCTGGAGGTTTTCATGTGACACAGGCCTTGGTAAACCGATCGCTCGGTTTCCTGTTAACACAGTTGCAGGAAGTGAGGTTTGGACATGAAGAATTGTGGTTACAGTTTACATTTGGCTGGCAGACTGCGACTGTGGAGTTTGCCTGGTTGTAAATATTAGGAGATGGTGACTCATGGAACTGAAATGGACTCTGTTTTCACAGGCTGACACAGACTCTCAGTCACCGGCCACTGGCTCGACTGCCAAGCTCGACCAGGTGCAGGGTCAGGTGAACGAGGTTAAAGTTATTCTGAAAGACAACATCAACAAAGTGCTGGAGAGGGGGGACAGACTAGATGACCTGATCGGGAAGACTGGCGAGCTGCAGGCGTCTGTAAGTATTCCATCATGCACCGCGAGCTCACTGTGCTTCTGTTTGTGGAGTTGGGGGGGACTTCTTTAAAAGACATGACAGCTGTAATGAGTGGTTACTTTTTGGATTAAGATTCTATATTTACAAACACATGATAAACCTCTAAAATACCAAACATTGTTTAAGATTAAATCAGTGGTTTTCAACCTTGTTTGGGGTCCCTATCATAGTCCTGATGTCTGAGGTGAACAAAGAGAAGAGTTTCCCTTCTTAAGTTCCCAGATGTTAAGAGGTTAAGATGAAAAGATGagtctaaaaaataaatattaatattacatac
Coding sequences within:
- the si:ch73-234b20.5 gene encoding vesicle-associated membrane protein 8 isoform X2, yielding MADTDSQSPATGSTAKLDQVQGQVNEVKVILKDNINKVLERGDRLDDLIGKTGELQASADSFQRTSTRVARKYWWKNVKLMIIIGIIVLIIVILIILFATKVI